A window of Thiocapsa bogorovii genomic DNA:
CGACGGACCCCGCTCAGTGATCCTCGAGCAGGTCACCAACGGAATCGCGATCCGCATGGCGGTCATGTCCATGTGCATCGGCACCCAAAACATCGCCATGCAGGCGGACGGCAAGACGGAAGGTGAGCCCAATGGCTGAGGTCGAGCGCATCAGCATTCGGGGCGGGCGCCTGATCGACCCGGCCAACCGGCTCGACCGAGAGGTCGACCTGCATCTTGCCGACGGGCGCGTTCTGGCGGTCGGCGAGGCACCCCCCGGATTTCAACCCGAGCGGGTCCTCGATGCGCGAGGATTGATCGTCTGTCCGGGTTTCGTCGACCTCAGCGCCCGCCTGCGCGAGCCCGGACTTGAGCAGAAGGCGACGATCGCGAGCGAGACTCGGGCGGCGGCAGCATCCGGGATCACGACCCTCTGTTGCCCGCCCGACACCTCGCCCGTGATCGATACCCCGGCCGTTGCGCAGCTGATTCAACAGACCGCTCAGCGACACCGCTTCGCGCGCGTCGTCCCGGCCGGTGCCATGACCCGAGACCTCGACGGCAAACAGATCACCGAGATGGCCGCGCTCAAGCTCGCCGGCTGTCCGGTATTGAGCCAGGCCGATCGGCCGATTCGCAGCGCCCAGGTGCAGCGACGTGCCATGGAATACGCCGCCACCTTCGGACTGACGCTCTTTTTGCATCCGCAAGACCCGGACCTCACCAGCGGCGGGTGCGCGCATGAAGGCCGCGTAAGCGCCCGACTGGGACTGCCCGGCATCCCGGAGGCCGCCGAAACGGTTGCCGTCGCCCGCGATCTCGCATTGGCGGGCCAGACCGGCGCACGCATCCATTTCCGCGGTCTATCGACCGCACGGGCGACCGTGATGCTGGCAGCCGCCCGCGGCCGGGGCGTGCAGGCAAGCGGCGACGTCGCCATCCATCAGCTCTTTCTCACCGAAGACGACCTGGACGGCTTCGACGCCAACTGTCACCTGGTGCCGCCGCTGCGCACCCGAGCGGACCGCGATGCGCTGCGC
This region includes:
- a CDS encoding dihydroorotase, producing the protein MAEVERISIRGGRLIDPANRLDREVDLHLADGRVLAVGEAPPGFQPERVLDARGLIVCPGFVDLSARLREPGLEQKATIASETRAAAASGITTLCCPPDTSPVIDTPAVAQLIQQTAQRHRFARVVPAGAMTRDLDGKQITEMAALKLAGCPVLSQADRPIRSAQVQRRAMEYAATFGLTLFLHPQDPDLTSGGCAHEGRVSARLGLPGIPEAAETVAVARDLALAGQTGARIHFRGLSTARATVMLAAARGRGVQASGDVAIHQLFLTEDDLDGFDANCHLVPPLRTRADRDALRHALAAGEIGAICSDHQPHDADAKLLPFPETAPGISGLETLLPLALRLVSEGVLDLAGVIARLTLGPAEVLGLDLGHLSPGATADVCLFDPNDCWIPTPETLLSHGENSPFLHTPMHGRVMATVLDGRIVFERANDC